Proteins encoded within one genomic window of Bombus vancouverensis nearcticus chromosome 4, iyBomVanc1_principal, whole genome shotgun sequence:
- the eRF3 gene encoding eukaryotic translation release factor 3 has translation MANSVAPDSWEQQADNGDIGPPQDKSIESKFSTLNVNAAEFVPSFCINSSPQNSNTADSSCNVAVMMNSVTTSMPPEIHHGNTTPVVLPDPVGNRVEEPPAGGGAPPPNVTDQMNTSPEHQPADSWEEAAVDGDPLLTPENEEAENEEDEEMVVKIPKKKPVKVTEDTKSKKEHVNVVFIGHVDAGKSTIGGQIMALTGMVDKRTLEKYEREAKERSRETWYLSWALDTNQEEREKGKTVEVGRAYFETERKHFTILDAPGHKSFVPNMIGGAAQADLAVLVISARKGEFETGFDRGGQTREHAMLAKTAGVKHLVVLVNKMDDPTVEWDERRYNECRDKILPYLRKLGFNPAKDLTFMPVSGQLGYGLKDPIPEHLCTWYTGPPFISFIDSLPSLNRKNNGPFIMPIVDKYKDMGTVVMGKVEAGEAKKGQSLLVMPNRTAVTVDQLWSDDEEVTSVGPGENVKIKLKGIEEEDVSPGFVLCDSNNPIKTGKVFDAQVVILEHKSIICAGYSAVMHIHCAAEEVRVKALICLVDKKTGDKSKTRPRFVKQDQVAIMRIECAGVICLERFKLFPQMGRFTLRDENKTIAIGKVLKVVE, from the exons ATGGCGAACAGTGTAGCACCAGATTCATGGGAACAGCAGGCGGATAACGGAGACATCGGTCCACCACAGGATAAGTCCATCGAAAGCAAATTTTCCACTCTGAATGTAAATGCTGCGGAATTCGTGCCTTCTTTCTGCATTAATTCTTCACCGCAGAACAGTAATACGGCCGACAGTTCCTGCAATGTTGCTGTCATGATGAATTCTGTAACCACTTCTATGCCTCCTGAAATACATCATG GTAATACTACGCCAGTAGTTCTACCAGATCCAGTGGGCAATCGTGTGGAGGAACCACCTGCTGGAGGAGGGGCTCCACCTCCGAATGTTACCGATCAAATGAATACTAGCCCAGAACATCAACCAGCTGATTCATGGGAAGAAGCAGCGGTAGATGGTGATCCTCTTTTAACTCCTGAAAATGAAGAA GCTGAAAACGAAGAGGATGAGGAAATGGTTGTTAAAATCCCTAAGAAAAAGCCTGTTAAAGTAACGGAAGATACTAAGAGTAAAAAGGAACATGTTAACGTAGTTTTTATTGGGCACGTTG atGCAGGAAAATCAACGATCGGAGGCCAGATTATGGCATTGACAGGAATGGTTGATAAAAGAACTTTAGAAAAGTACGAAAGAGAAGCGAAAGAAAGGAGTAGAGAGACTTGGTATCTGAGTTGGGCTCTAGATACAAACCAAGAAGAACGAGAGAAGGGGAAGACGGTGGAAGTCGGTAGAGCGTATTTTGAAACCGAGCGAAAGCATTTCACAATTTTAGATGCGCCTGGTCATAAGAGTTTTGTACCTAATATGATTGGCGGAGCTGCACAAGCTGATCTCGCGGTGTTAGTTATTTCTGCGCGGAAAGGAGAATTCGAAACTGGTTTCGATAGAGGGGGTCAAACAAGGGAACATGCGATGCTGGCTAAAACTGCTGGTGTTAAACATCTGGTTGTGCTAGTGAATAAAATGGATGACCCAACCGTAGAGTGGGATGAAAGAAGATACAACGAGTGCAG GGATAAAATATTACCATACCTCCGTAAATTGGGATTTAATCCTGCTAAAGATCTTACGTTCATGCCAGTCTCAGGACAGCTTGGTTACGGTTTGAAAGATCCGATACCAGAACATCTTTGTACATGGTACACTGGTCCGCCGTTTATATCCTTCATCGATTCCCTACCTTCGCTTAATCGTAAAAATAATGGGCCTTTCATCATGCCCATTGTTGATAAATATAAAGATATGGGAACAGTGGTAATGGGAAAGGTCGAGGCTGGAGAAGCGAAAAAAGGACAATCGCTACTTGTTATGCCGAATAGG aCGGCAGTGACGGTAGATCAGTTGTGGTCCGATGACGAAGAAGTGACATCGGTTGGACCTGGCGAGAACGTAAAGATTAAATTAAAAGGTATCGAAGAAGAAGACGTAAGCCCTGGATTTGTTCTTTGTGACAGCAACAATCCGATAAAAACGGGAAAAGTGTTTGACGCTCAAGTTGTAATTTTGGAGCATAAGAGCATTATCTGCGCTGGCTATAGTGCTGTGATGCACATTCACTGTGCAGCGGAAGAAGTTAGAGTGAAAGCATTGATCTGTTTGGTCGACAAAAAGACTGGGGATAAAAGTAAAACCAGGCCGAGGTTCGTCAAACAGGATCAAGTGGCAATAATGAGAATCGAATGCGCAGGTGTCATTTGCCTTGAAAGATTTAAGCTATTTCCACAGATGGGACGTTTCACCCTTAGGGATGAAA ATAAGACTATTGCAATTGGCAAGGTGCTGAAGGTGGTGGAGTAA
- the LOC117166618 gene encoding acyl-CoA synthetase short-chain family member 3, mitochondrial has translation MSHGRISSEMSFQSLIANSKDLQNSDGSDYIVNPHHIPCPRYDEAYKESLENPERFWGEVARCIDWSKPWDKVLDNSKQPFTKWFVGGELNACYNAVDRHVLAGNGDKVALIHDSPQISTIRKVTYNELLDKTSLLAGALADMGVGEGDAVIIYMPLIPETIIAILATTRLGAVHSVVFGGFAANELAVRINHAKPKVVIAASCGLEPSKIVKYTDMLNSAMKIISVKRPRCIVFQRRNIWQSALSEDQYDWDDVMDRSNPRACQPVEANAPLYILYTSGTTGQPKGILRSVGGHLVAVCWTMKTVYGMDKDSVWWVASDMGWVVGHSYICYGPLLYGATSVMYEGKPDRTPDAAQYFRVIDQHRVNALFCVPTALRVIRRVDPDLLLGRKYSMQCLKTVFVAGEFCDYKTKTWAEKAFKVPILNNWWQSETGHPITALCLDYGHNPGLPKYSTGLPIPGYHIDILRENSSEAEARELGRIAIKLPLPPGCISTLYQDDDRFEEIYFSTYPGYYDTMDVGYKDEFGYVYVMARDDDVINVAGHRLSTSALEDVVLAHPDIVDAAVVGVPDPTKGEIPLCLYIMKEEAMRNEKQINEELVARVRNLIGPIASFKTAAAVRALPRTRSGKLIRKSIANLARSKLVKISSTVEDASVYVEIKEVLRKLGYAKLAPDPQ, from the exons ATGTCTCACGGTCGGATCTCGAGCGAGATGAGTTTCCAATCGTTGATCGCCAATTCGAAAGATCTACAAAACAGCGATGGATCAG ATTACATCGTCAATCCCCATCACATTCCCTGTCCGAGGTACGACGAAGCTTACAAGGAATCCTTGGAGAATCCTGAACGTTTTTGGGGAGAAGTGGCGCGGTGCATAGATTGGAGCAAACCTTGGGACAAGGTGCTGGATAACTCTAAACAACCGTTTACGAAATG GTTCGTAGGCGGAGAATTGAACGCCTGTTACAATGCGGTGGATCGACACGTTCTCGCTGGAAATGGGGACAAAGTGGCATTGATTCACGACAGTCCTCAAATATCGACGATTCGCAAAGTAACGTACAACGAGCTTTTGGACAAAACGTCCCTGTTGGCTGGAGCGCTGGCCGATATGGGCGTGGGCGAGGGCGACGCGGTCATCATCTACATGCCCTTGATTCCCGAAACTATAATAGCGATTTTGGCGACTACGCGACTCGGCGCGGTTCACTCCGTCGTATTTGGCG GATTCGCGGCGAACGAATTGGCCGTCAGAATAAATCACGCGAAGCCAAAGGTAGTGATCGCGGCCAGCTGTGGCCTGGAACCGTCGAAAATCGTCAA ATACACCGACATGTTAAACAGCGCTATGAAGATTATCTCGGTAAAGAGGCCACGATGCATCGTATTTCAAAGAAGAAACATCTGGCAGAGTGCTCTTTCGGAGGATCAGTACGACTGGGACGACGTGATGGATAGATCGAATCCTCGTGCGTGTCAGCCTGTCGAGGCAAACGCGCCATTGTACATTCTGTACACCTCGGGAACAACAG GTCAACCGAAAGGGATTTTGAGATCGGTCGGTGGCCATTTGGTTGCCGTTTGTTGGACGATGAAAACAGTTTATGGTATGGACAAGGATTCCGTTTGGTGGGTAGCCTCGGATATGGGATGGGTGGTCGGACATTCTTACATCTGTTACGGACCTCTGCTCTATGGTGCCACCAGCGTGATGTACGAGGGAAAACCCGATAGGACACCGGATGCAGCGCAATACTTTAG GGTGATCGATCAGCACCGTGTGAACGCATTGTTTTGCGTGCCCACTGCGCTGCGCGTTATAAGGCGCGTCGATCCGGATCTGTTGCTGGGTCGAAAATATTCCATGCAGTG TTTGAAGACCGTATTCGTTGCTGGAGAATTCTGCGACTACAAGACGAAAACGTGGGCAGAGAAAGCGTTCAAGGTACCGATCCTCAACAATTGGTGGCAATCGGAAACTGGACACCCTATTACGGCATTGTGTCTCGATTACGGGCACAATCCTGGTTTACCGAAATATAGTACCGGTCTTCCGATTCCCGGCTATCACA TCGACATACTACGAGAAAACAGCAGCGAGGCGGAAGCGCGTGAATTAGGTAGAATCGCCATAAAATTACCATTACCGCCCGGCTGCATATCCACGCTCTACCAAGACGACGACAGATTCgaggaaatatatttttccacgtaTCCA GGTTACTACGACACCATGGACGTTGGCTATAAAGACGAATTCGGCTACGTTTATGTGATGGCACGCGACGATGACGTTATCAACGTTGCCGGCCACAGATTATCCACGTCCGCCCTCGAGGACGTCGTGTTGGCTCATCCAGATATCGTAGACGCGGCTGTAGTCGGCGTTCCAGATCCGACCAAAGGAGAAATACCTTTGTGTCTTTATATAATGAAAGAAG AAGCGATGAGAAACGAAAAACAGATTAACGAGGAATTGGTGGCGCGAGTAAGAAACTTGATCGGTCCCATAGCATCTTTTAAAACAGCTGCAGCCGTGAGAGCGTTACCTCGAACACGTTCgggaaaattgattcgtaaatCTATCGCTAATTTAGCTCGATCGAAGCTGGTAAAG ATTTCAAGTACAGTGGAAGATGCATCGGTATACGTCGAAATCAAGGAAGTACTTCGGAAACTCGGTTACGCTAAATTAGCACCGGATCCTCAATAA
- the Ms gene encoding neuropeptide receptor myosuppressin gives MMSSTIVILFSMTTMAISYNNVLAALPTQCNPGFLDDLPPRIRKVCAALSRIYELGSEMESYIDDKDNHISGFHESIPLLDSGVKRQDVDHVFLRFGRRR, from the exons ATGATGAGCTCAACGATCGTGATCCTCTTTTCAATGACAACCATGGCCATATCCTATAACAATGTCCTGGCAGCTTTACCAACCCAATGTAATCCTGGCTTCTTGGATGATCTTCCACCGAGGATCCGGAAGGTTTGCGCCGCTCTTTCAAGGATATACGAACTTGGTTCAGAGATGGAAAGCTATATCGATGACAAGGATAATCATATAtcag ggTTTCACGAAAGCATCCCGTTACTAGACAGTGGCGTTAAGAGACAGGACGTGGATCATGTTTTCCTACGCTTTGGAAGGCGTCGTTAA